In one Micromonospora polyrhachis genomic region, the following are encoded:
- a CDS encoding DUF4232 domain-containing protein — MNLASVGTRRVASIRLFSPLILITVLVTGCTKSPAPTPAATPPAAPTSVTPACPEAGVMIESGPVEAAMGLRVTRLEMINCGNDPYQVTGYPAVRVLDAEHKPMAIDVLDGFSAITSSITGFDGAPKPVELPPGQAAAAVVVWRNTVTDASVTATTATYLEIAPADGQSPQVVAVDGGLDLGTTGRLGVSPWTLPKGPSSPR; from the coding sequence GTGAACTTGGCATCCGTCGGCACCCGGCGAGTAGCGTCAATCCGGCTCTTCAGCCCACTGATCCTGATCACCGTGCTCGTGACCGGGTGTACGAAATCGCCCGCGCCGACCCCTGCCGCTACCCCTCCGGCCGCCCCCACCAGCGTGACTCCCGCCTGCCCGGAAGCGGGCGTAATGATCGAATCTGGTCCGGTCGAAGCCGCCATGGGACTCCGGGTGACCCGCCTGGAGATGATCAACTGCGGGAACGACCCATACCAGGTCACCGGATATCCGGCGGTCCGCGTCCTTGACGCGGAACACAAGCCCATGGCGATCGACGTCCTCGATGGTTTCTCGGCCATCACCTCGTCCATCACGGGCTTCGACGGCGCACCGAAGCCGGTCGAGTTGCCACCCGGCCAGGCAGCAGCGGCCGTCGTAGTCTGGCGCAACACGGTGACGGACGCGTCGGTGACCGCGACGACCGCCACCTACCTGGAGATCGCCCCTGCTGACGGGCAGAGCCCGCAGGTGGTGGCGGTGGACGGCGGCCTCGACCTGGGTACGACCGGCCGACTCGGAGTCAGCCCGTGGACACTGCCGAAGGGGCCCTCGTCACCGCGCTGA
- a CDS encoding DUF4291 domain-containing protein, translating to MSSDNRQIRAEYDDSTLTVYQAYPPHIAEPTVERGGFPDWYNRGRMTWIKPSFRWMMYRSGWATKPGQERVLAIRIRRDGFEWALAHAALSHFDPQLHASRDAWRKSLRASPVRVQWDPERDLHLAPLSYRAIQVGLSGPAVTRYVDDWVTAVEDVTDLAHEIHTLVRQGDLAQAARLLPVEHAYPLPPPPAIGARVHAPRLSRVST from the coding sequence GTGAGCAGCGACAACCGCCAGATTCGAGCCGAGTACGACGATTCGACCCTCACCGTCTACCAGGCCTATCCGCCGCACATAGCCGAACCCACGGTAGAGCGAGGGGGATTCCCCGACTGGTACAACCGGGGCCGGATGACCTGGATCAAGCCGTCCTTCCGCTGGATGATGTATCGCTCCGGGTGGGCCACCAAGCCGGGGCAGGAACGGGTGCTGGCGATCCGGATCCGGCGTGACGGCTTCGAGTGGGCGTTGGCGCACGCCGCACTCAGCCACTTCGACCCGCAGCTACACGCCAGCCGGGATGCCTGGCGGAAGTCGCTGCGTGCGTCCCCGGTGCGGGTCCAGTGGGATCCGGAACGGGACCTGCACCTCGCCCCACTGTCGTACCGGGCGATCCAGGTGGGACTCTCCGGTCCGGCGGTCACCCGCTATGTCGACGACTGGGTGACCGCCGTCGAGGACGTCACCGACCTCGCTCACGAGATCCACACCCTGGTCCGACAGGGAGACCTGGCGCAGGCCGCCCGACTCCTGCCGGTCGAGCACGCCTATCCGCTGCCCCCACCACCTGCGATAGGTGCTCGTGTTCATGCACCTCGGCTCAGTAGGGTTTCCACATGA
- a CDS encoding GNAT family N-acetyltransferase yields MRIRAADDDRDWPQIFPFFSRIVEDGETYAYPDGMTADTARSLWMEPPPGQTVVAVRGDQVVGSAKMGPNRPGRGAHVATASFMVDAAHQGTGVGRALGSYAVEWARAAGYHGMQFNAVVETNSVAVRLWLSLGFEILATVPEAFDHPRFGLVGLHVMYQKF; encoded by the coding sequence ATGAGGATCCGAGCCGCCGACGACGACCGGGACTGGCCGCAGATATTTCCGTTCTTCTCGCGAATCGTCGAGGACGGCGAGACGTACGCCTATCCCGACGGGATGACCGCTGATACGGCCCGATCACTGTGGATGGAGCCGCCCCCGGGGCAGACCGTGGTGGCCGTACGCGGTGACCAGGTGGTGGGTTCGGCGAAGATGGGGCCGAACCGCCCCGGGCGTGGTGCCCACGTGGCAACCGCCAGCTTCATGGTCGACGCGGCCCACCAGGGTACTGGCGTCGGCCGAGCATTGGGCAGCTATGCCGTCGAGTGGGCCCGTGCCGCCGGCTACCACGGCATGCAGTTCAACGCGGTGGTCGAGACGAACAGCGTCGCGGTACGCCTGTGGCTCTCCCTCGGTTTCGAGATCCTCGCCACCGTGCCGGAGGCGTTCGACCACCCGAGGTTCGGCCTCGTCGGCCTGCACGTGATGTACCAGAAGTTCTGA
- a CDS encoding ArsC/Spx/MgsR family protein: MELWNNPSCSKCAGARNTLDEARVPYRLRAYLEQSPTAAELTEVLRRLDAQPWDICRTGEPAAATRGMAQWPRDEANAHRWIEAMVEAPELIQRPILLLDDGSALVGRTPEALAEAIRRSAG; encoded by the coding sequence ATGGAGTTGTGGAACAACCCGTCCTGCTCGAAGTGTGCCGGTGCGCGGAACACGCTGGACGAGGCACGCGTGCCGTACCGGTTACGGGCCTACCTGGAGCAGTCGCCGACCGCCGCGGAGTTGACCGAGGTGTTGCGCCGCCTCGACGCGCAACCGTGGGACATCTGCCGCACCGGCGAACCGGCGGCGGCAACGCGGGGCATGGCGCAGTGGCCTCGCGACGAGGCGAACGCCCACCGCTGGATCGAGGCGATGGTCGAGGCACCCGAACTCATCCAGCGGCCGATCCTGCTCCTCGACGACGGCTCGGCGCTGGTCGGTCGTACCCCGGAGGCGCTGGCCGAGGCGATCCGCCGCAGCGCAGGCTAG
- a CDS encoding RNA ligase family protein, with protein MHYPRTPHLPWSPGAGADDVRAGDLSGLVGREVVVTEKLDGENTTMYADGLHARSLDSAHHPSRAWVKALHGRIARTIPDGWRVCGENLYARHSIAYHQLESWFYAFSVWTGEHCLDWDRTVRFARRLGVPTPPVLWRGNFDERALRKLRLDRTRQEGYVVRTVDGFHRDEFAQRVAKWVRPGHVQTDEHWMLAPVVENGLGVAAPLWAVRSGADPGLSSLLAAVGVGTSELSAADVPEPVAVARAEAGLVDVRTRLDLLGRCGDTRLAGVLAALFHGCHRSWLAPRLVAPLGMPLARRIADLVGLHTRLHRPFPDNARRAGLVRWTAVADLGVLHAVAAASLAARAVVDGSAHADRRAVVDGSAHADSQDAADAREQVDWSALYAEKAGLLGETPLASLRTGLRQALRGCAADAADRCWAEAREAYALGRVTTADSAVAATWRWRDGDFPRLVLMVGPSGSGKSSLARRLPGVDDVVSLDDLRAAHGSRADQRANAAILHHGLRQLDDLLTDRRTVVWDATALNRQQRSLVHAVARRRNASTTHAVLLVPEDVLIRRNAERLHQVPSAVLAAQLRRFCPPYPGEAHHTWYVDATGAVRDVAGTLAGEED; from the coding sequence GTGCACTATCCACGTACGCCGCACCTGCCCTGGTCACCCGGGGCAGGGGCGGACGACGTACGGGCCGGGGACCTGTCCGGACTGGTCGGCCGGGAGGTGGTGGTCACCGAGAAGCTCGACGGCGAGAACACCACCATGTACGCCGACGGGCTGCACGCCCGCTCGTTGGACTCCGCGCACCATCCGTCCCGGGCCTGGGTGAAGGCCCTGCACGGCCGGATCGCGCGAACGATCCCCGACGGGTGGCGGGTGTGCGGGGAGAACCTCTACGCCCGACACTCGATCGCCTACCACCAGTTGGAAAGCTGGTTCTACGCCTTCTCCGTCTGGACCGGCGAACACTGCCTGGACTGGGACCGGACGGTACGGTTCGCCCGCCGGCTGGGCGTACCGACCCCACCGGTGTTGTGGCGGGGCAACTTCGACGAGCGGGCCCTACGGAAACTGCGCCTGGACCGCACCCGCCAGGAGGGGTACGTCGTACGGACCGTCGACGGCTTCCACCGGGACGAGTTCGCCCAGCGGGTGGCCAAGTGGGTGCGGCCGGGGCACGTACAGACCGACGAACACTGGATGCTCGCCCCGGTCGTCGAGAACGGCCTGGGGGTGGCCGCCCCGCTGTGGGCGGTGCGCTCCGGAGCCGATCCAGGTCTGTCGTCGCTGCTCGCGGCGGTCGGCGTCGGTACCTCGGAACTGAGCGCGGCGGACGTACCGGAGCCGGTCGCGGTCGCGCGGGCCGAGGCAGGGCTGGTCGACGTCCGCACCCGGCTCGACCTGTTGGGTCGCTGCGGCGATACCCGGTTGGCCGGCGTGCTGGCGGCGCTGTTCCACGGCTGTCACCGATCCTGGTTGGCTCCCCGGCTGGTGGCTCCGCTCGGTATGCCGCTGGCCCGCCGGATCGCCGACCTGGTCGGGTTGCACACCCGGCTGCACCGGCCGTTTCCGGACAATGCGCGTCGAGCCGGCCTGGTCCGGTGGACCGCCGTCGCCGACCTGGGGGTGCTGCACGCGGTCGCCGCCGCCAGCCTGGCCGCCCGAGCTGTCGTCGATGGTTCAGCCCACGCCGACCGCCGAGCTGTCGTCGACGGTTCAGCCCACGCCGACAGTCAAGACGCTGCCGACGCCCGGGAACAGGTCGACTGGTCCGCCCTGTACGCCGAGAAGGCGGGTCTGCTCGGCGAGACGCCGTTGGCGTCCCTCCGGACCGGACTACGGCAGGCGTTGCGCGGGTGCGCCGCCGACGCGGCGGACCGGTGCTGGGCCGAGGCACGGGAGGCGTACGCGCTGGGGCGGGTGACCACCGCCGACTCGGCGGTAGCGGCGACCTGGCGGTGGCGCGACGGCGACTTTCCCCGGCTGGTCCTCATGGTGGGGCCCTCGGGCAGCGGAAAGAGCAGCCTGGCCCGGCGTCTGCCCGGCGTCGACGATGTCGTCTCCCTCGACGACCTGCGCGCCGCCCACGGTTCCCGGGCCGACCAACGGGCGAACGCGGCCATCCTGCACCACGGGCTACGCCAGCTCGACGATCTGCTGACCGATCGGCGAACCGTGGTCTGGGACGCCACCGCGCTGAACCGGCAGCAGCGTTCCCTGGTGCATGCCGTGGCCCGACGCCGCAACGCGTCGACCACCCACGCGGTCCTGCTGGTCCCTGAAGACGTGCTGATCCGGCGTAACGCCGAACGTCTCCACCAGGTGCCGTCAGCCGTGCTGGCCGCACAGCTACGGCGCTTCTGCCCGCCGTATCCGGGGGAGGCGCACCACACCTGGTATGTCGACGCGACTGGGGCGGTCCGCGACGTCGCCGGGACCCTGGCCGGCGAGGAGGACTGA
- a CDS encoding poly(A) polymerase, whose product MRTSEEIYHRIRWDPRFDPARFVLGINVRGASPKRVPLPAFVPGGDIPWHRVLFIEADGEVVWDRSAGVDDLDSSQLGRVRQPRLLRAPLFTARSPYVWDPVAGWCPAATSPTGRVASASPMSAALRVLTWNTLWDRYDSDRIDTARRRPLLLAALERADADLIALQEVEVDLLALLAGSPWIRSRYALTTDPTSREVDGDGLLLLSRLPVREAGRLPLGPYKAVVAITVESAAGPVVVATTHLTSDHADDGPGRRDVELARVAEALTTVDTNLILVGDFNDGGDRPAEALRLRDAWTEVYGSDDRTPTFDPQANPLAAVSSLSGRAGRLDRVLLRGPDLRVADAAVRGDSPATPDNLFVSDHYGVAVDVVVGGTPGGSDYADVLDAHPTARTALVWLPPEQLWSAIQEIRSAHDPQLHRWPPHVSVMFGFVPEADFEAAVSLLVDVVAEIAPFSVLLRGVRAFSHGDDATVWLDPAAAGAAPWIGLRDTVERRFPRCRGRGAGFVPHLSLGRSRKPDRLAADFEVRLGHHRAQVGELVLLSRRGVEPMRPRATVALGTGAVRWVDQIGAVAPIDVVAGTGRVERLVGRLRDALPDAVVHVVGSRRLGCAVAGADLDLVVALPDSVDLTELAVRVAAALPAATDVRPVVGARVPGLRLRVGDLDVDLVVVATAGIPPVEAVSRRTELGEPAAMALSAVSDAEAILAAVDGSRAGVDEGSAGVDESRAGVDVSRLRFVRLAREVKSWARARGLDSAPFGGLPGLAWTILAARTVCDAGAIPTADLLGHFFGQWAAWDWRRPIALRPPPGGDSSGTVPDSPASVPDSSDADQAPAVCVLTPTAPVRSGSEQVGVAGRELLTQELYHAWETVQAASDDGRDPWPELLSPPPLHRRHRAWAIVTVRAQRSEGFGVTLGRVRGRIRALLAALERAGVRDVHAWPRPFEYEPELARFAVGIGPVPPDPARLAEITAPWTAGLAGTSVEWAAGGEVPTLR is encoded by the coding sequence ATGCGGACCAGCGAGGAGATCTACCACCGGATTCGCTGGGATCCGCGCTTCGACCCGGCCCGGTTCGTGCTCGGGATCAACGTACGCGGAGCCTCGCCCAAGCGGGTGCCGCTGCCCGCGTTCGTTCCGGGCGGCGACATTCCCTGGCACCGGGTCCTGTTCATCGAGGCGGACGGTGAGGTGGTCTGGGACCGGTCGGCGGGGGTGGACGACCTCGACTCGTCCCAGCTTGGCCGGGTCCGGCAGCCACGCCTGCTGCGGGCACCCCTGTTCACCGCCCGCTCGCCGTACGTCTGGGATCCGGTCGCGGGTTGGTGCCCGGCGGCGACCAGCCCGACTGGGCGGGTGGCGTCGGCGTCCCCGATGTCGGCGGCGCTGCGGGTGCTGACCTGGAACACGTTGTGGGACCGCTACGACAGCGACCGCATCGACACCGCCCGGCGCAGGCCGCTGCTGCTGGCCGCGCTGGAACGCGCCGACGCGGACCTCATCGCGCTCCAGGAGGTCGAGGTAGACCTGCTCGCCCTGCTGGCCGGCAGCCCGTGGATCCGTTCCCGCTACGCCCTGACCACCGATCCCACGTCCCGTGAGGTCGACGGCGACGGCCTCCTGTTGCTCAGTCGACTGCCGGTACGGGAAGCGGGCCGGCTGCCCCTCGGCCCGTACAAGGCCGTCGTGGCCATCACCGTGGAGTCGGCCGCCGGTCCGGTCGTGGTGGCCACGACCCATCTCACCAGCGACCATGCCGACGATGGTCCGGGTCGGCGGGACGTCGAACTGGCCCGGGTCGCCGAGGCGCTGACCACGGTGGACACCAACCTCATCCTGGTGGGCGACTTCAACGACGGTGGCGACCGACCCGCCGAGGCGCTGCGTCTGCGGGACGCGTGGACCGAGGTGTACGGGTCCGACGACCGCACCCCGACCTTCGACCCGCAGGCCAATCCGCTGGCGGCGGTCTCCTCGCTTTCCGGTCGGGCGGGGCGACTGGACCGCGTACTGCTGCGGGGGCCGGACCTGCGGGTCGCCGACGCGGCCGTACGGGGTGACTCGCCGGCCACCCCGGACAACCTGTTCGTGTCCGACCACTACGGCGTGGCCGTGGACGTGGTCGTTGGTGGGACCCCCGGGGGCAGCGACTACGCCGATGTCCTCGACGCCCATCCGACCGCCCGGACGGCGCTGGTCTGGCTTCCGCCGGAACAGCTCTGGTCGGCGATCCAGGAGATCCGTTCGGCGCATGACCCGCAACTGCACCGATGGCCGCCGCATGTCTCTGTGATGTTCGGATTCGTGCCGGAGGCCGACTTCGAGGCGGCGGTTTCGTTGCTGGTCGATGTCGTGGCGGAGATCGCCCCGTTTTCGGTGCTACTCCGGGGCGTACGCGCCTTTTCGCACGGCGACGACGCGACGGTCTGGCTCGATCCGGCAGCGGCCGGGGCAGCACCGTGGATCGGGCTACGGGACACGGTGGAACGGAGGTTCCCGCGCTGTCGTGGTCGTGGTGCGGGATTCGTGCCGCATCTGAGCCTCGGTCGGTCGCGGAAACCGGATCGGCTCGCCGCTGACTTCGAGGTGCGACTCGGCCACCATCGTGCCCAGGTGGGGGAGCTGGTCCTGTTGTCCCGGCGGGGTGTGGAGCCCATGCGCCCCCGGGCGACCGTCGCTCTCGGTACCGGAGCGGTGCGCTGGGTGGACCAGATCGGTGCCGTGGCTCCGATCGATGTTGTCGCCGGGACGGGCCGGGTCGAACGGCTAGTGGGACGACTACGGGACGCACTGCCGGATGCGGTCGTCCACGTCGTCGGATCTCGCCGGCTGGGCTGTGCGGTGGCCGGCGCGGATCTGGACCTGGTGGTGGCGCTGCCCGATTCGGTGGACCTGACCGAGCTGGCGGTACGGGTGGCAGCCGCGCTGCCGGCGGCGACCGACGTACGACCGGTGGTCGGTGCCCGGGTGCCCGGCCTACGCCTACGCGTCGGCGACCTGGACGTGGACCTGGTCGTCGTCGCCACCGCGGGGATTCCCCCGGTCGAGGCGGTGTCCCGTCGGACGGAGCTGGGGGAGCCGGCGGCGATGGCCCTGAGCGCGGTCAGTGACGCGGAGGCGATCCTCGCTGCGGTGGACGGGAGCCGCGCAGGGGTGGACGAAGGCTCTGCCGGGGTGGACGAAAGCCGCGCCGGGGTCGACGTGAGCCGTCTGCGGTTCGTTCGCCTGGCCCGAGAGGTGAAATCCTGGGCGCGGGCCCGTGGACTCGACTCGGCCCCGTTCGGCGGACTACCCGGCCTGGCCTGGACCATCCTGGCGGCGCGTACGGTCTGCGACGCCGGAGCCATCCCCACCGCCGACCTGCTCGGGCACTTCTTCGGCCAGTGGGCGGCGTGGGACTGGCGTCGACCGATCGCGCTCCGACCACCCCCGGGCGGCGACTCGTCAGGGACCGTCCCCGATTCGCCAGCGTCCGTCCCCGACTCGTCGGACGCAGACCAGGCCCCGGCGGTGTGCGTGCTGACCCCCACGGCTCCGGTCCGCTCCGGTAGCGAGCAGGTCGGGGTCGCCGGGCGGGAACTGTTGACACAGGAGCTCTATCACGCCTGGGAGACCGTGCAGGCGGCGAGCGACGACGGCCGAGATCCCTGGCCGGAGCTGCTGTCGCCACCGCCGTTGCACCGGCGGCACCGAGCGTGGGCGATCGTCACCGTACGGGCCCAGCGGAGTGAGGGGTTCGGCGTGACGTTGGGCCGGGTCCGGGGCCGGATACGGGCACTGCTCGCCGCGCTGGAACGGGCGGGGGTACGGGACGTGCATGCCTGGCCCCGGCCGTTCGAGTACGAGCCGGAGCTGGCCCGCTTCGCGGTCGGGATCGGTCCCGTGCCCCCGGATCCGGCCAGGCTCGCCGAGATCACCGCCCCCTGGACCGCCGGCCTAGCCGGAACCAGTGTCGAGTGGGCGGCCGGTGGCGAGGTGCCGACACTGCGCTGA
- a CDS encoding MerR family transcriptional regulator, with product MMNIGEFAELTGLSVKALRLYDERGLLVPAAVDPWTRYRRYTAAQLAPAIRLKALRAAGVSLTDAARILADPDDAEPVLTRHRAQVAAERERQDAALAALEPVLGAESWRWTVQERTATGTHWVGVRLRLPASDDIDPEAADERANAGFAALWRELSADDNAPTGPFWSSFRTAGSADPTASTTRPAAEEGTAIDLLCCWPVARPPAPGWSVPGWVTEVGQVPAGPELVVRWRHDEPMPAVVGATHPAVVALLVEAENRGLELDLPQLRQIGLIEDGQPVGVEVVMPVLPGT from the coding sequence ATGATGAACATCGGCGAGTTCGCGGAGCTGACCGGGTTGAGCGTGAAGGCCCTCCGGCTGTACGACGAGCGCGGACTGCTCGTACCGGCGGCTGTCGACCCCTGGACCCGCTACCGGCGGTACACCGCCGCACAGCTGGCCCCGGCGATCCGACTCAAGGCGCTGCGCGCCGCCGGGGTCTCCCTGACCGACGCGGCCCGGATCCTGGCCGATCCCGACGACGCCGAGCCGGTACTGACCCGACACCGGGCGCAGGTCGCCGCCGAACGGGAACGACAAGATGCCGCGCTGGCCGCCCTCGAACCGGTGCTCGGCGCGGAGAGTTGGCGCTGGACGGTCCAGGAACGTACGGCGACCGGCACCCACTGGGTCGGCGTACGGCTCCGGCTCCCGGCGTCCGACGACATCGATCCCGAAGCCGCCGACGAACGGGCCAACGCGGGCTTCGCCGCGTTGTGGCGAGAACTGTCGGCGGATGACAACGCCCCGACCGGACCATTCTGGTCGTCGTTCCGGACCGCCGGGTCGGCCGACCCCACGGCCAGCACCACCCGTCCGGCAGCCGAGGAGGGTACGGCGATCGACCTGCTCTGCTGCTGGCCGGTGGCCCGTCCACCGGCACCCGGTTGGTCGGTGCCCGGCTGGGTGACCGAGGTGGGGCAGGTCCCCGCAGGTCCGGAACTGGTGGTCCGGTGGCGACACGACGAGCCGATGCCAGCCGTCGTGGGGGCCACCCACCCGGCCGTCGTGGCGCTACTGGTCGAGGCCGAGAACCGGGGCCTGGAGCTGGACCTGCCCCAGCTACGCCAGATCGGGCTGATCGAGGATGGTCAGCCGGTAGGGGTCGAGGTGGTGATGCCGGTGCTGCCCGGCACGTGA
- a CDS encoding MarR family winged helix-turn-helix transcriptional regulator produces the protein MTESLDSARLACWRAYIESSQRLLTRLEEDLRATSELSFADYHVLVLLSEVPGQRLRMGELANRLIFSPSRLTYQVSAMERRGLVARQSCPGDRRGSEAVLTAAGLLALREAAPHHLASVRTHLMDDLDDAEVACLTRVFERLGRRLGAPTTTASDLSNR, from the coding sequence ATGACGGAGAGCCTGGACAGTGCGCGGCTGGCTTGCTGGCGCGCCTACATCGAGTCGAGTCAGCGGCTGCTCACCCGCCTGGAGGAGGACCTGCGGGCGACCAGTGAGCTGAGCTTCGCCGACTATCACGTCCTGGTCCTGCTCTCCGAGGTCCCCGGTCAGCGGCTACGGATGGGCGAGCTGGCCAATCGCCTGATCTTCTCGCCGAGTCGGCTGACCTACCAGGTCTCCGCCATGGAGCGGCGGGGGCTGGTAGCCCGGCAGTCCTGTCCCGGGGACCGCCGGGGCAGCGAGGCGGTGCTGACCGCCGCCGGCCTGCTCGCGTTACGCGAGGCTGCCCCGCATCACCTCGCGTCGGTGCGTACCCACTTGATGGACGACCTCGACGACGCGGAGGTTGCCTGCCTGACCCGGGTCTTCGAGCGACTCGGCCGGCGACTCGGCGCCCCCACCACCACAGCATCCGACCTTTCGAACCGCTAG
- a CDS encoding pirin family protein, giving the protein MPAVTVQDVLVLPRLPQLDQTTTHYRPVTRVTTAPSGYEGEGFPVRRAFAGVPMRELDPFIHLDQMGEVDYAPGEPKGTAWHPHRGFETVTYIIDGIFDHQDSHGGGGTITNGDTQWMTAGSGLLHIEAPPEHLVMSGGLFHGLQLWVNLPRVAKMSPPRYQDIRGKESALLTSPDGGALIRVIAGEIAGHRGPGSTHTPITISHVTVQPGAEVELPWRPDFNALLYVLGGRGTVGPDRRPVHTGQLVVHGPGDALRFAADRQQDSHTPQLDLYLMGGEPIREPVAHYGPFVMNTRDELIKAFEDYQAGRLGVVPAARVPHTDGRSPRP; this is encoded by the coding sequence ATGCCTGCTGTCACCGTCCAGGATGTCCTGGTCCTGCCTCGGCTGCCCCAACTGGACCAAACGACCACCCACTACCGTCCCGTGACGCGGGTGACCACCGCCCCCAGCGGCTACGAGGGCGAGGGTTTCCCGGTCCGGCGCGCCTTCGCCGGGGTGCCGATGCGGGAACTCGACCCGTTCATCCACCTCGACCAGATGGGCGAGGTGGACTACGCGCCCGGCGAGCCCAAGGGGACCGCCTGGCACCCGCACCGGGGCTTCGAGACGGTCACCTACATCATCGACGGCATCTTCGACCACCAGGACTCGCACGGTGGCGGCGGCACGATCACCAACGGTGATACTCAATGGATGACAGCCGGCAGTGGCTTGTTGCACATCGAGGCGCCGCCGGAGCACCTGGTGATGAGCGGTGGGCTGTTCCACGGCCTGCAACTCTGGGTCAACCTGCCCCGGGTGGCCAAGATGAGCCCGCCGCGCTACCAGGACATCCGAGGCAAGGAATCCGCCCTGTTGACCAGCCCGGACGGTGGTGCCCTGATCCGGGTGATCGCCGGGGAGATCGCCGGCCATCGGGGACCCGGTTCCACCCACACCCCGATCACGATCAGCCACGTCACCGTCCAGCCCGGTGCGGAGGTGGAGCTGCCCTGGCGTCCCGACTTCAACGCGCTGCTCTACGTGCTCGGCGGGCGCGGTACGGTCGGCCCCGACCGGCGGCCGGTGCACACCGGCCAGCTCGTCGTACACGGGCCGGGTGACGCCCTGCGCTTCGCCGCGGACCGTCAGCAGGACAGCCACACCCCGCAGCTGGACCTCTACCTGATGGGTGGGGAGCCGATCCGGGAGCCGGTGGCCCACTACGGCCCGTTCGTGATGAACACCCGGGACGAGTTGATCAAGGCGTTCGAGGACTACCAGGCCGGTCGGCTGGGCGTCGTTCCCGCCGCCCGGGTGCCGCACACGGACGGTCGATCGCCTCGTCCGTGA
- a CDS encoding general stress protein: MTTPSTSSTAWPGMPGMPGGTNLPPGPGGQPSMPSGDGGLHMGRPTVTMASYPDYPSAQRAVDFLADNRFPVEHTAIIGTNLTLVETVLGRMTTVKAALAGAATGAWFGLFIGLLFGIFATANWFAVIIVALLIGAVWGAVFGAIAHAMTGGQRDFSSTSSLRAGQYAVTVDTDFADQARQLLTRMNWQAAPTAH; encoded by the coding sequence ATGACCACACCCTCGACTTCGAGTACGGCCTGGCCGGGTATGCCGGGTATGCCGGGTGGGACTAACCTGCCACCCGGACCGGGCGGTCAGCCTTCGATGCCCAGCGGCGACGGTGGGCTACACATGGGGCGTCCCACGGTCACCATGGCGTCCTATCCTGACTACCCATCCGCCCAGCGGGCCGTGGACTTCCTTGCGGACAACAGGTTTCCCGTCGAGCACACCGCCATCATCGGCACCAACCTGACCCTGGTGGAGACGGTGCTCGGGCGGATGACGACCGTGAAGGCGGCCTTGGCCGGTGCGGCCACCGGTGCCTGGTTCGGTCTGTTCATCGGGCTGCTCTTCGGCATCTTCGCCACGGCGAACTGGTTCGCGGTCATCATCGTGGCGCTGCTGATCGGTGCGGTGTGGGGGGCGGTCTTCGGTGCCATCGCCCATGCCATGACCGGTGGCCAGCGGGACTTCTCCTCGACCAGTTCACTACGAGCGGGCCAGTACGCAGTCACCGTCGACACTGACTTCGCCGACCAGGCCCGGCAGTTGCTGACCCGGATGAACTGGCAGGCGGCACCAACCGCGCACTAG